TGGATCAGGCAGCCGTCTCCGCCGCCGCCGTGACCTATATGGAGGGCTATCTGTTCGACAAGGACCGCGCGCAGGCCGCTTTCATCCTTGCGGCCGAGACGGCGCACAAGGCCGGTCGCCGCGTGGCCCTGACCCTGTCGGATACGTTTTGCGTGGCACGCCATCATGCTGCCTTCCGTGCGCTGGTCGCCGGGCATATCGATATTCTCTTTGCCAATGAGGCCGAGATCTGTGCCCTCTACGAGACCGAGGATTTCGACGCCGCCGCCACGCAGGCCGGGCGTGACGCTGCCCTTGTCGTGCTGACCCGCAGTGAGAAGGGCGCGGTCATTCTCTCCAATGGCGAGAAGCTGGTCGTTCCGACGGAACCCGTGAAGGTGGTCGATACGACGGGTGCGGGCGATGCCTTCGCTGCCGGTTTCTTGGCTGGACTGGCCAAGGGCCGCAGCCTCGAAGCATGTGGTCGTCTGGGCAACGAAGCTGCTGGTGCGATCATCACCCGCATGGGGGCACGCCCTGCCGCGGATTTCGCGCTCAAGGCCTGAGGGCTGTTTCGGGGCGCCGCCCCGAACTCTGCCAAAGGGCAGTCGCCCTTTCGAAACCCGCGCCTCTATACCTTGCCTTACTACACAGGGAAGAAAGGGCTTAACTCTTTCAAAGAGGCGGGGCAGGGGCCCGTATTACGTTGGAAGAAGGCCCGGAAATGCTAAAAAACCCGGTCTTTCCGATCCTTTCATTGCACTCTGACGGGAAATTGTGCAGAACACGGCCAATCCGTCAGTCCCGGCTTTGTGTCGTTCCCAGGGAGCGATCCGGCAGGGCATGACCCTGCAAGCCCGATCAGGACCGCTTCATGGAAATCCGTAACATCGCCATTATCGCGCACGTCGATCATGGCAAGACCACCCTTGTTGACCAGCTTCTCAAGCAATCCGGCTCGTTCCGCGAAAACCAGCACGTTGCTGAGCGCGCGATGGACAGCAATGACCTCGAGCGTGAGCGCGGCATTACCATTCTTGCCAAGTGCACCTCGGTCGTCTGGAACGAGACGCGTATCAACATCATCGACACGCCGGGCCACGCCGATTTCGGTGGTGAGGTCGAGCGTATCCTGAGCATGGTGGACGGCGCGATCATCCTGGTCGACTCGGCTGAGGGCGCTCTGCCGCAGACCAAGTTCGTGCTGGGCAAGGCGCTGGCCCGTGGCCTGCGTCCGATCGTGGTCGTGAACAAGATCGACCGTGGCGATGCCCGCCCCGACGAAGTTCATGAAGAAATCTTCGACCTGTTCGCAGCTCTGGGCGCCGACGAGCATCAGCTCGACTTCCCGATGCTGTACGCCTCGGGCCGTCAGGGCTGGGCCGATCTGGAAATGAACGGCCCCCGCAAGGATCTGTCCCCGCTGTTCGACCTGGTGCTGCGCCACGTGCCGACGCCGGGCCTCGACAAGGAAGCGCCGTTCGGCATGGTTTCGACCATTCTCGAAAGCGACAACTTCCTGGGCCGCATCCTGACGGGTCGTATCGAGCAGGGCCGCGCCCGCGTGAACATGCCGGTGCGCGTGCTGCGCCCCGATGGCACGATCGTGGAAACGGGTCGTCTGACCAAGCTGCTGTCGTTCCGCGGTCTGGACCGCGTGCCGGTGGATGAAGCCGAAGCTGGTGACATCGTGGCTGTGGCCGGTCTGTCCGACGCCACCATTCCCGACACCATTGCAGACCCGGCTCTCGATGCGCCGCTGCCTTCGACCCCGGTCGATCCGCCGACCCTGACCATGACCTTCCGCATCAATGACGGCCCTCTGGGCGGTCGCGAAGGCAAGAAGGTGACGTCGCGCCAGATCCGTGACCGTCTGTTCAAGGAAACCGAAGGCAACGTGGCCATCAAGGTGACCGAGAGTGCCGAAAGCGAAGCCTTCGAGGTTGCCGGTCGCGGTGAACTCCAGCTTGGCGTGCTGATCGAGACCATGCGTCGCGAAGGCTTCGAGCTGACCATCGGTCGTCCGCGCGTTCTCTTCCGTAACAACGAAGAGACCGGCGAGCGTGAAGAGCCGTACGAAGAGGTTCTGGTCGACGTTGACGAGCCCTATTCGGGCGTGGTCGTCGAAAAGATGTCGATGCGTAAGGGCGTGATGCAGGACATGCGTCCGTCGGGTGGTGACAAGGTCCGTCTAACCTTCCTCATCCCGTCGCGCGGCCTGATCGGCTATCACGGCGAGTTCCTGACCGACACGCGCGGCACGGGCATCATGAACCGTCTGTTCGCGGGCTATAAGCCCTATGCAGGCACGATCGATGGCCGTCGCAACGGCTCGCTGATCTCGGCAGAAGACGGTGCGACCACGCAGTACGCCCTGTTCTCGCTGCAGGATCGTGGCACGCTGTTCGTCGAAGCTGGCGAGAAGATCTACACGGGCATGATCCTGGGTGAGCATTCGCGCGAGAACGATCTCGATGTGAACGCTGTCCGTGAAAAGAAGCTGACCAACATCCGTGCCGCAGGCAAGGACGATGCGCTGCTTCTGACGCCGCCGCGCAAGATGAGCCTTGAGCAGGCTATCGCCTATATCGAGGACGATGAGCTGGTTGAGGTGACGCCTTCTGCCGTGCGTATCCGCAAGCGCTACCTGGACCCGAACGAGCGCAAGCGTATGTCGAAAGTCAAGTCAGACGCCTGACACTAAGGAAAGGCCACCATTCGGTGGCCTTTTTTTATGATCATGTCGGCATTAAGGCATAAACATGCCTTTACGGTGCGATTACACGTATTTTATCTAATTTTCTTCAAGACGAGACTGAAAAATACTGATAGCGTTCGTTACGTCATAAGTGCAGGCGGCCTGTTCTACAGTCTGACTGACGCCTGTGATTATGTGAATTCGTATTCTGGAGCTTGTTTTATGCTCGTTTTCAATCGTCGTCTTCTTACCGGTGTTGCCGCTCTTGCCATGACGCTGAGCGCTCCTGCTTTCGCTCAGACCACGCAGGAAGCAGCCCCGGCAGCCCCTGCTGCTGCAGCTTCCGCTGCCCCGGCAGCCGCGCCTGCTGCTCCGGAAGCTACGGCCCCGGCTCCGGCCTCTGAAGCAGCTCCCGCTGCTCCGACGGAAGACAAGGCTGCCACGCATAAGGGCAAGCACAAGCACAAGCACAAGCACCACAAGAAGGGTGCAGCAGCTGCCGCCGAGAAGGACGCTGCAGGCAACTGATCGATCACATGATCGAGTTTGAAAGACGGGGCCCGAAAAGGCCCCGTTTTTTTGTGCCTGTTACTTCGGGTCTATCTCATGGGTTTCTTGGCCGATTGATGAATGATCGATATAGGTTCACGCTGAACGGGGCGTCTAATCACCGGTAATGCTCGCCTCTATACCTCTCTCCATCGGCGATGCTTCTTTAGGAGGCATACCCATACGGGAACGGGAGACAGGGATAGTGAGCAGGGAAATCGTGGTCGTCATCGGTGCGGGTGGTATTGGTCTGGCCATTGCGCGACGACAGGGCATGGGCAAGCATCTGCTCCTGGTCGATATCGATCAGGCTCTGTTGCAACGCACGGCTGGGACCCTGCGCGACGCCGGCTATGACGTGGCAACCCAGGTGATCGATGTCTGCTCGCCAGAAAGCGTTCACACACTTGCCCAGATGGCTGCTGCAATGGGGCCGGTCATGCAGGTGATCAATACGGCTGGCGTTTCGCCCAATATGGCCCCACCCGCCAAGGTGCTTGAAGTCGACCTTTACGGTGCTGCACTGGTATTTGAGGCCTTTGGCGAGGTGATTGCCTCTGGTGGATCAGGCCTGATCGTTGCCAGCATGGCAGGGCATATGCCCCATCCACTTTCCCCGTCGGACGAGACGCAACTGGCGCTGACCCCTGCGGCCGCGCTGCTTGAGCTGCCCTGCCTGCAACCTGATGTCATCACTGACAGTATGATGGCTTATATCGTTGCCAAGCGCGCAAACAGTCTGAGGGTGCAGGCCGAGGCGGTGAGATGGGGCACACGCGGTGCGCGGGTGAACGCCATAAGCCCAGGGATTGTGGTCACCCCGCTTGCCACGCATGAACTGGCTTCCGCATCGGGTGACGCCTATCGCGCCATGGTCGAGGCCTCACCGGCGAAACGTATGTCACCCCCTGATGAGATCGCAATCGCAGCTCATTTTTTGCTTGGGCAGGATGCCGGTTTCATTACGGGGGGTGATCTGCTGATCGATGGCGGTGTTATCGCGGCCATGCGTGCGGGGCAACTATCTGCACCGGGCTGAGCATTGGTGTTTCCGCCAGGCCCGGCAGGAAGGCATTCGAGGGGGAGGATCCCCCTCTCATACTTAGGCCAAAGCCTTGTGTGGCTTCAGGACGTGTAGCGGTCCAGCGACAGATCCAGCGAAGGGATATCGGTACGCTTGCCGCTGATGCGGTCGGCGAGGATGCGGCCCGAGCCGCAGGCCATGGTCCAGCCAAGCGTGCCGTGGCCCGTGTTCAGCCACAGATTGCTGTAGCGCCCGGACGGACCAATGACGGGTGTGCCATCCGGCGTGCAGGGGCGCAGCCCGGTCCAGTAGCGGGCACGGCTCAGATCGGCACCGCCGAACATGTCGTTGAACGACAGTTCGAGCGTTTCGCGACGGTCCTGACTCAGCTTGAGGCGCCACCCCGTCAGCTCCGCCGTACCACCAATGCGAATACGATCGCCAAGGCGCGTCATGGCAACCTTGTAGGTCTCGTCATTGACCGTGGAGGTCGGGACACGGCTCTCATCGGTGATCGGGGCTGTCAGCGAGTAGCCCTTGACCGGATAGACCGGCAGATCGAGTTCGATGGGCTTGAGCAGGCGGGGCGAGTAGCTGCCCAGTGCCAGCACATAGGCATCGGCTGTCAGGCGGCCCGCACTGGTGCGGATACCATAGATGGCGTCGCTCGCCGCTTCGATGGCCTCGATTTCGGTGCGGAAGCGGAAGCTCACGCCCTTCTCCGCCGCCATGGCGGCAAGGCGCTGTGTGAAGAGATAGGCATCTCCGGATTCGTCACCGGGCAGACGCAGGCCACCCTTGAGAATCTGACGCGCGCCGGCGAGGCCGGGCTCGTATTTCAGCACATCGTCCATGCCCAGCAATTCGTGGGCAACGCCGCTTTCCTCAAGCAGGCGCATGTCCTCATGGGCATGTTCGATCTGCTTGTCGGTGCGGAAAAGCTGGATCAGGCCTTTCTGTCCATCGTCATAGGTAATGCCGGTGCTGCGGCGCAGTTCGGCCTGACAGTCACGGCTGTATTCCGCAATGCGCAGCATACGGCTCTTGTTGATGTCGTAGGCATGATGCGTACAGTTGGTCAGAAGCTGCGTCATGAAGCGCAGCATCGGCATGTTGACGGCAGCAGCACGCACAACCAGCGGCGCGTGCTTTTCGAGCATCCAGCGCATGGCCTTGAGGGGCAGGCCCGGCATGGCCCAAGGCGTGGAATAGCCGGGGGAGACCTGACCGGCATTGGCGAAAGAGGTTTCGAGCCCGACGCCCGGCTGGCGGTCGATGACCTCGACCTCATGACCCTGCTCGGCAAGATACCAGGCTGTGGTGACGCCGATGACACCGGCGCCCATGACGATGATCTTCATTGTGAACTCTCGATATATTCACGATGGAAGCGCTTCCCGAGTCCGGTCAGCAACTCATATCCGATCGTATCCAGTGCCGCGGCCAGTTCGTCCAGCGGACGATGGGGGCCAATCAGCTCGAAACCGGTGCCGGGGGGCAGGAGTTTGTCTCCCAGCGCGGTCAGATCCAGCGCCATGCAGTCCATCGAAATCCGCCCCACGATGGGCAACAGGATATCAGGGCTGTCAGGCAGAACGGCGCTGGCAAGGCCACCGCCGCGTCTGTGGAAACCATCGGCATAGCCGACGGAAAGGGTTGCGATGCGCGTGGGCTTTGTCGCGATGAAACGCGCGCTGTAGCCTACTGCCACATCCGGGGCGATCCAGCGATCCTGCACCATGCCGGCCAGCAGGGTGACAACCGGATGCATGGGATTGGCGCGATCCGGGGTCGGGTTGCCGCCATAGAGGGCATAACCGGGCCGGACCAGATCATGATGGAAGGCTTCCCCCAGAAAGATACCGCTCGACGCTGCAAGACTGGCAGGCAGGGCCGGGAGCTTGCGGCGCAGGGCCTCGAATTGCAGGCGCTGTCCCTCATTGCGCGGCGAATGGTGTTCATCCGCGCAGGCCAGATGGCTCATGATGTAATCAATGGCCAGATCGGCAAGGGTGTTTTCGGCAATAAGCGTATCGATATCGGCTTCGGACAGACCGAAGCGCGACATGCCGCTGTCGAGCTGAAGCAGACAGGGGGAGCGCACGCCCGTATCGCGGCATAGCGCGGCCCAGCGGCGGACATGGTCGAGGCTGTTCAGAACCGGGGTGAGGCCTTTGTCCTGCAAAAGCGCCTCGCTGCCGGGAGCCGGGCCATTGAGGATACAGATGGCAGCATCGGCCGCCAGAACGGGGCGTAGCTCCAGCCCCTCCTGAACGGTGGCAACAAAGAACCGGCGGCATCCGGCGCGATAGAGGGCTGGGGCGACACGCGTCACACCCAGCCCGTAGGCATCCGCCTTCACCGCGGCCCCGACGGC
The sequence above is drawn from the Asaia bogorensis NBRC 16594 genome and encodes:
- the alr gene encoding alanine racemase encodes the protein MTTQPDEAQTDAVRRAGGWLRIDLDAIKQNYQLLKSRVGPDVAVGAAVKADAYGLGVTRVAPALYRAGCRRFFVATVQEGLELRPVLAADAAICILNGPAPGSEALLQDKGLTPVLNSLDHVRRWAALCRDTGVRSPCLLQLDSGMSRFGLSEADIDTLIAENTLADLAIDYIMSHLACADEHHSPRNEGQRLQFEALRRKLPALPASLAASSGIFLGEAFHHDLVRPGYALYGGNPTPDRANPMHPVVTLLAGMVQDRWIAPDVAVGYSARFIATKPTRIATLSVGYADGFHRRGGGLASAVLPDSPDILLPIVGRISMDCMALDLTALGDKLLPPGTGFELIGPHRPLDELAAALDTIGYELLTGLGKRFHREYIESSQ
- a CDS encoding SDR family oxidoreductase, yielding MSREIVVVIGAGGIGLAIARRQGMGKHLLLVDIDQALLQRTAGTLRDAGYDVATQVIDVCSPESVHTLAQMAAAMGPVMQVINTAGVSPNMAPPAKVLEVDLYGAALVFEAFGEVIASGGSGLIVASMAGHMPHPLSPSDETQLALTPAAALLELPCLQPDVITDSMMAYIVAKRANSLRVQAEAVRWGTRGARVNAISPGIVVTPLATHELASASGDAYRAMVEASPAKRMSPPDEIAIAAHFLLGQDAGFITGGDLLIDGGVIAAMRAGQLSAPG
- a CDS encoding adenosine kinase; translation: MTAPTLDLLCVGNAIVDILAQVSHETLTALGSPLGSMTLIDADQAASIEAKITPEQIMGGGSAANTAVVAARLGARVGYLGKVADDEAGLGYARDIAAQKLFYPSAPVQNADRPTARCIILVTPDGQRTMHTYLGICTEFGPEDVDQAAVSAAAVTYMEGYLFDKDRAQAAFILAAETAHKAGRRVALTLSDTFCVARHHAAFRALVAGHIDILFANEAEICALYETEDFDAAATQAGRDAALVVLTRSEKGAVILSNGEKLVVPTEPVKVVDTTGAGDAFAAGFLAGLAKGRSLEACGRLGNEAAGAIITRMGARPAADFALKA
- the typA gene encoding translational GTPase TypA; protein product: MEIRNIAIIAHVDHGKTTLVDQLLKQSGSFRENQHVAERAMDSNDLERERGITILAKCTSVVWNETRINIIDTPGHADFGGEVERILSMVDGAIILVDSAEGALPQTKFVLGKALARGLRPIVVVNKIDRGDARPDEVHEEIFDLFAALGADEHQLDFPMLYASGRQGWADLEMNGPRKDLSPLFDLVLRHVPTPGLDKEAPFGMVSTILESDNFLGRILTGRIEQGRARVNMPVRVLRPDGTIVETGRLTKLLSFRGLDRVPVDEAEAGDIVAVAGLSDATIPDTIADPALDAPLPSTPVDPPTLTMTFRINDGPLGGREGKKVTSRQIRDRLFKETEGNVAIKVTESAESEAFEVAGRGELQLGVLIETMRREGFELTIGRPRVLFRNNEETGEREEPYEEVLVDVDEPYSGVVVEKMSMRKGVMQDMRPSGGDKVRLTFLIPSRGLIGYHGEFLTDTRGTGIMNRLFAGYKPYAGTIDGRRNGSLISAEDGATTQYALFSLQDRGTLFVEAGEKIYTGMILGEHSRENDLDVNAVREKKLTNIRAAGKDDALLLTPPRKMSLEQAIAYIEDDELVEVTPSAVRIRKRYLDPNERKRMSKVKSDA
- a CDS encoding D-amino acid dehydrogenase — its product is MKIIVMGAGVIGVTTAWYLAEQGHEVEVIDRQPGVGLETSFANAGQVSPGYSTPWAMPGLPLKAMRWMLEKHAPLVVRAAAVNMPMLRFMTQLLTNCTHHAYDINKSRMLRIAEYSRDCQAELRRSTGITYDDGQKGLIQLFRTDKQIEHAHEDMRLLEESGVAHELLGMDDVLKYEPGLAGARQILKGGLRLPGDESGDAYLFTQRLAAMAAEKGVSFRFRTEIEAIEAASDAIYGIRTSAGRLTADAYVLALGSYSPRLLKPIELDLPVYPVKGYSLTAPITDESRVPTSTVNDETYKVAMTRLGDRIRIGGTAELTGWRLKLSQDRRETLELSFNDMFGGADLSRARYWTGLRPCTPDGTPVIGPSGRYSNLWLNTGHGTLGWTMACGSGRILADRISGKRTDIPSLDLSLDRYTS